Below is a window of Nitrospira sp. DNA.
CAACCTTCCGCGTCACATCAAAAGCCATCTCCACACACTTTTGGTTGATTCTACCGGTGTCATACACGATATCACCGCTGCCGGAAGCCCGAAAATCGCCGGGGCGAACGTTTCTGGTGTAGCCAAAGGCCCGGTTGCCAATGACGGTCACGCGTGTATCAAAATCATTGCCTGGAATGAAGTCTTGAAAATACGCATACCCTTTCTCGCGCCCCATCATTCTCTTGTTGTTCTGGATCGTTGCCAAGACTCGCGGAATACGTTTGACGACATTCAATAAATCGCCTCGTCTCTTTGCAACTCGGTAACGCTTAAGCGCATCCTGCCCATAGTGAGCGACCGGCGAGAATCCGGAAGAAAAGGCACGTTCTGCTAAAGCACGAGCTGCAGTAGCACTGTGAACTAGCTTGACGTTGGTGGAACCAGCCCCCTTGCGCAACTTGAATACCTTCGGAAAAGAAACTCGGTCAATCCAACGCAAAGCTTCTTCAAGGTCATAAAACACGTAGGTGGGAACCAACGGTGCACCGATCGCCTCCAATAGATACTTCTGAGCGATTTTATCGTCGAAATGCCAGCATGTAGAGACGCTCGGGAAGACTTTGACACCCATCGCCGCGGCGGCCATGATGACATTGCGCGCCATCAACTGGTCACGCGGGTCTCCATGGTTCCAATGCCACAGCAAGGTATCTGAAGAACTCAGCTGCTTCATAATGTCTGAATCAAGGCAGTTCACGACCTTGTAGGGGATGCCTTCCAACTCACAATATGCAATCCATCGATCAGAAAAACTACCGTTTCGGTGATGGATGGCCACTTGCCCAGTCATACCGATTCCCTACCAATTTCTGCGGCTTTGGTTGAACTCAAGAGAACCAGGTCTCCCCCGTACTTAACGCCTTGCAAGAACATGATGCTGGCAAGGAAGGGAACACATATCGTTTGATGGGAAGGGCCACAATTGCGAAGAGCATAGACTTATCATATTTTCTCATACGAGGAGCTTTGGGTTACCGCATTGGGCGACACGATGCCTGTAGGCCAGATCCATCGCCGAGCCCCAATCAACATGCCCAAACCAAAGGAAAACCACTTGTCCCAAAACTGGTGAGACTCCAACAACACCATACCGAGCGAGACAAGTATCCCCAACAGCGCAAGCGACAGCCCATCACGACCACATCGCAATGGAATTGCACGATAGATGAGCCATAGCATCAACATGAACATGAAGAGACCGAACACCCCCCAGAAAATTGTGACCTGGAGAAAGGTGTTATGTGCACCTAACACGTTGTTCCCAGAATCTCTGAAAAATCCATTATCGAATCCCCACTTGCCGAAGAAATTTCCCGCACCGACACCGGCCACGACGTATTCCGGCAGCCGGTTCAGTGCCGTGGTATATATATACGCACGGCCCTCCATCTTTCCGCCCTCGCTCGTCGCGGTCGAGAACGTCATCCGGGACCACACAGCCTCAGGAACAAAAACATAAATGCCCAAACCTAGAATAGAAACAAGAATCAAAGCTTTTCCTTGTTTCACTCCATGCGCATAGAGAACCGTTGCAACCGACACGGCGGTGATTACCGCAGCCCCCCTAGACATCGGCAGGAACGCGGCCACAAGGCAGAAGATGCCTATTCCCAACAATAGGATACGGAAATACTTGAACCGGTCTGATAAAGACAGGGCGAATGCGACGATGGCTCCCTGAGCGCACATGAAGGCCAATCCATTTAAATTAGCCTTGATGCCCGTATCCAGGCCACCACGAAGGTTGCTAGCCTCATGGAAATCACTTGTTGGTCCCATTCCTTGCAGCATTCCATACGAAGTCAAGTAGAGGACAACTGATACCCACAAGGCCGTCCCGATACATCCATACAGGCCAGTGGTCAACCCCGATCGATCCCGACACAGCACTGCCACACATACCGCACCTCCAATCATTTGTGCAAATCGTATCACCTCCTGATACCTAGATAGCGGACTTGAAAACTCAAGAAGGATGGCGACGCCAATGAAGGCATAGGCTGCAATGAAAACCGGATGGTACCAAATCTCGCCCAAGATGCGAGGTCGATTCACAATGACGTATGAGAAGAGCGCGGCGAAGAGAAGAAAAGAGGAGCTCACCCCGGCCACTGTAGGAAAGGAATTTTGCAGCGGTAACGCGACCATGGAAGTCCAAAGCAAGCATCGCTCAACCGGGGTGACGCTGGGATAGGTAAGGATGTATCGAGCCGCGGCTGGTTCCTCATTGGCCAGCATTCTCCGCTCCAATCCAACAGATCGGTTCATCATAGCGGTCACTTAGATTTTCCTTTGCCCATGTATAGATAGAACGACCACTATCCTTGTCTAACGTGGCTCATTCGATCCACTCCGACCTCTGTCTCCGTCTCCCACCTATGCGTGACCTCTATCGCGTTCCACCACTCCTCGTAGGAGGACATCGAGTTTCTTGGAGATGGCTGTCCACGAACAACTCTCGATATTCCCGGGCTGCAGAGCCTGTCCACAAACCACATCCTTGAGAAACGATACCATACCCTGAGTATCAGGGCCCGTAAAACTTTTCACTAATCCGGTGGGGGCGAGTAGAGCTGTTGCGTCGCTGCCAGGAGGGGCAATGAGAAGAACAGGAGTCCCCAGTCCGATGGCCTCAAATATTTTGGCCGGGATGATCCCCTTATCTCTTAATAGGTTTCGTTCATAGACTGAACTGATTACTACTGCGAGGCTTGCACCCTTCACTGCCGATAAAGCCTCGCGCCTTGGGACTCTCCCATGAAGCACCGTCCGA
It encodes the following:
- a CDS encoding O-antigen ligase family protein; translation: MMNRSVGLERRMLANEEPAAARYILTYPSVTPVERCLLWTSMVALPLQNSFPTVAGVSSSFLLFAALFSYVIVNRPRILGEIWYHPVFIAAYAFIGVAILLEFSSPLSRYQEVIRFAQMIGGAVCVAVLCRDRSGLTTGLYGCIGTALWVSVVLYLTSYGMLQGMGPTSDFHEASNLRGGLDTGIKANLNGLAFMCAQGAIVAFALSLSDRFKYFRILLLGIGIFCLVAAFLPMSRGAAVITAVSVATVLYAHGVKQGKALILVSILGLGIYVFVPEAVWSRMTFSTATSEGGKMEGRAYIYTTALNRLPEYVVAGVGAGNFFGKWGFDNGFFRDSGNNVLGAHNTFLQVTIFWGVFGLFMFMLMLWLIYRAIPLRCGRDGLSLALLGILVSLGMVLLESHQFWDKWFSFGLGMLIGARRWIWPTGIVSPNAVTQSSSYEKI